A single region of the Gossypium arboreum isolate Shixiya-1 chromosome 12, ASM2569848v2, whole genome shotgun sequence genome encodes:
- the LOC108452266 gene encoding endoglucanase-like, giving the protein MKKMGCGEIVWGLVLCCNLAMALASSSHNELALEDVEHLSYDYKDALGKAIMFFEGQRSGKLPANHRLKWRGDSALTDGKPDNVNLVGGYYDAGDNVKFGWPMAFTVTLLSWAAVEYRHEISSAHQLSHLRAAIRWGTDFILRAHTSPTTLYTQVGDGNADHRCWERPEDMDTPRTLYKITSDSPGTEASAEASAALSAASLVFKRVDSNYSTKLLSKSKSLFKFADKYRGSYKDSCPFYCSFSGYQDELLWSAAWLYKASRDEKYLNYVLSNQGWSQAVSEFSWDNKFAGAQALLAKEFYGGKKDLSKYKTDVESFICALMPGSSSLQIQTTAGGLLYIRDSSNLQYVTSSCMVLSVYSKTLMTSNIDGIQCGSAHFSASQIKSFVKSQVNYILGNNPMKMSYMVGFGSRYPMQLHHRGSSIPSIHNHPSRVGCNDGYSSYYSSNNPNPNQHVGAIVGGPDSSDHFNDQRSDYSHSEPTTYINAAFVGAVAALLDGTKQEPLQLLQINTTINMVDYM; this is encoded by the exons ATGAAAAAAATGGGGTGTGGTGAAATAGTATGGGGTCTGGTCTTGTGCTGCAACTTAGCCATGGCATTGGCTAGTAGTAGTCACAATGAACTAGCCTTGGAGGATGTGGAACATTTGTCTTATGATTATAAGGATGCACTAGGCAAAGCAATCATGTTTTTTGAAGGACAACGTTCGGGGAAGTTGCCGGCTAACCATAGACTGAAATGGAGGGGAGACTCTGCACTCACTGATGGCAAACCTGATAAT GTCAATCTGGTGGGAGGTTACTATGATGCTGGGGATAATGTGAAGTTCGGATGGCCAATGGCGTTTACAGTGACATTGTTGAGTTGGGCAGCCGTTGAGTACCGGCATGAAATCTCTTCGGCCCATCAGCTTAGCCACCTCCGGGCTGCTATCCGTTGGGGCACTGATTTTATATTGCGAGCCCATACTTCACCCACCACACTTTATACTCAGGTTGGGGATGGAAACGCTGATCACCGGTGCTGGGAGCGTCCTGAAGACATGGACACCCCTCGAACGCTCTATAAAATCACTTCCGATTCACCAGGCACCGAAGCCTCGGCTGAGGCTTCCGCCGCTCTTTCAGCTGCTTCATTAGTCTTCAAACGAGTTGATTCCAATTACTCTACAAAGCTGTTAAGCAAATCCAAATCA TTATTCAAATTCGCAGACAAGTATAGGGGATCATACAAAGACTCTTGCCCTTTCTACTGCTCTTTCTCAGGATATCAG gacgAGTTATTATGGTCTGCAGCTTGGCTATACAAGGCAAGTAGAGATGAAAAATACTTAAACTATGTTTTGAGCAACCAAGGATGGAGTCAAGCAGTATCAGAGTTTAGTTGGGACAACAAATTTGCTGGAGCTCAAGCATTACTAGCAAAG GAATTCTATGGTGGGAAGAAGGATTTGTCTAAATATAAGACTGATGTTGAATCATTTATATGTGCACTAATGCCAGGGAGCAGCTCTTTACAGATTCAAACAACTGCTG GTGGCCTTTTGTATATAAGAGATAGCTCTAATTTGCAATACGTTACAAGCTCTTGCATGGTGCTATCTGTCTACTCCAAAACCTTAATGACATCTAATATTGATGGCATCCAATGTGGCTCTGCACATTTCTCAGCCTCCCAAATCAAATCTTTCGTAAAATCACag GTGAATTACATATTGGGGAACAACCCCATGAAAATGTCATACATGGTGGGGTTTGGGAGTAGATATCCCATGCAGCTTCACCATAGAGGCTCATCCATCCcttctatccacaatcacccgaGCAGGGTGGGGTGTAACGATGGCTACTCGAGTTATTACTCTTCGAACAACCCGAATCCAAATCAACATGTCGGAGCAATCGTGGGAGGTCCTGATTCAAGTGACCATTTCAATGATCAGAGATCGGATTACTCGCATTCCGAACCCACAACTTATATTAATGCAGCTTTTGTAGGTGCAGTGGCTGCTTTGCTTGATGGAACCAAACAGGAGCCTCTGCAACTGCTGCAGATTAATACAACCATAAATATGGTCGACTACATGTAA